In Anaerohalosphaeraceae bacterium, a genomic segment contains:
- a CDS encoding methyl-accepting chemotaxis protein — MKMFRLTLFGKMLLITLLPFVLLALILQSINYALTRKNLSALVSQFEQSLNQISEQSIGEMTALSEAAAKDLLQEIFIAVGSSLQPGEGAKFLDLAKKQSQLEQVNEFSFYGPDGRLELSSNPNTDKQIIPADVLRQALQKREVVIQGLEQNAQTLRFYMPLFLDADMARMNPTMEIGQFYGMLFVEMKKDRILRSIASQKETIEKAVTESEQSNQRILARSLWFSIIIVGLFLLLVSAVLVPLAAGTIIRPLRKAVEANRTISEYLSSAAVQFTSASKSIAKGASEQAAALTQTSSSLEQITAMTKTNAQHAQEANRLAEEARQNTEKGRRAIETMNNAIENIQKSSEGTAKIIKVIDEIAFQTNLLALNAAVEAARAGEAGKGFAVVAEEVRNLAMRSAEAAKNTAALIEEAVNQAKNGVGIVGQVRQTLSEIETSVVKTAQIIHEIAQASDEQAKGVEQIFTAINQMDQITQQNAASAEQSASSSMELEHQAGRLQQTVFDLLALLDRSVEGHIPVGTSERTSAVPAAHPKPVRTTV; from the coding sequence ATGAAGATGTTTCGACTGACTCTCTTTGGAAAAATGCTTTTGATTACGCTGCTGCCGTTTGTGCTGCTGGCCCTGATTCTTCAGAGCATCAATTACGCCCTTACACGAAAAAATCTCTCGGCACTGGTCAGCCAGTTTGAACAGTCTCTGAACCAAATCAGCGAACAGTCTATCGGTGAAATGACCGCCCTGAGCGAAGCCGCCGCCAAAGACCTCCTTCAGGAAATCTTCATCGCCGTAGGCAGCTCCCTTCAGCCCGGCGAAGGGGCCAAATTCCTCGACCTGGCCAAAAAGCAAAGCCAGCTCGAACAGGTCAATGAATTCTCCTTCTACGGCCCCGACGGTCGGCTGGAACTGTCTTCCAATCCAAATACCGATAAACAAATCATCCCCGCCGACGTGCTTCGGCAGGCCCTCCAAAAGCGGGAGGTCGTCATTCAGGGGCTCGAACAAAATGCTCAAACCCTTCGATTCTACATGCCGTTGTTTCTCGACGCCGATATGGCCCGGATGAATCCCACAATGGAAATCGGACAGTTTTACGGAATGCTGTTTGTGGAAATGAAAAAAGACCGAATCCTCCGCAGCATTGCCTCCCAGAAAGAAACCATCGAGAAGGCCGTCACTGAATCTGAACAAAGCAATCAGCGGATTCTCGCCAGGAGCCTTTGGTTCAGTATCATTATTGTCGGCCTGTTTTTGCTGCTGGTTTCGGCAGTCCTTGTACCGCTTGCGGCCGGAACCATCATTCGGCCTCTTCGAAAAGCCGTGGAAGCCAACCGCACCATTTCGGAGTATCTTTCCTCCGCCGCCGTACAGTTTACTTCCGCCTCGAAAAGTATTGCCAAAGGCGCTTCGGAACAGGCCGCCGCTCTGACCCAGACGAGCTCCAGTCTCGAACAAATCACGGCCATGACCAAGACCAATGCCCAGCACGCTCAGGAAGCCAACCGTCTGGCCGAAGAAGCCCGGCAGAATACCGAAAAAGGACGCCGTGCCATCGAAACCATGAACAATGCCATTGAAAACATCCAGAAAAGTTCGGAGGGAACCGCAAAAATCATCAAGGTTATCGATGAAATTGCCTTCCAGACCAACCTTTTGGCCCTGAATGCCGCCGTAGAGGCCGCCCGGGCCGGTGAGGCCGGAAAGGGATTTGCCGTTGTCGCCGAAGAAGTCCGCAACCTGGCCATGCGGAGCGCCGAAGCCGCGAAAAATACCGCTGCTCTCATTGAAGAAGCCGTCAACCAGGCAAAAAACGGTGTCGGGATTGTCGGTCAGGTCCGGCAGACTCTCTCTGAAATCGAAACCAGCGTCGTCAAAACCGCCCAAATCATTCACGAAATTGCTCAGGCCAGCGACGAGCAGGCCAAGGGCGTCGAGCAGATTTTTACCGCCATCAATCAGATGGACCAAATCACTCAGCAAAATGCCGCAAGCGCTGAACAGTCCGCCAGTTCTTCGATGGAACTGGAACACCAGGCCGGGCGTCTTCAGCAGACCGTCTTTGACCTGCTGGCCCTGCTCGACCGCTCCGTCGAAGGACACATCCCTGTCGGGACCTCTGAAAGGACATCCGCAGTTCCTGCCGCCCATCCCAAACCGGTCAGGACAACCGTCTAA
- a CDS encoding SMP-30/gluconolactonase/LRE family protein, translating to MRTFILFFISIFTAGQPESAISPVRPSAVPQKIAGGFQFTEGITADPNGTLYFSDIPAGLIYRISPDGTLSKYIETNRSNGLQVAPDGSLIVCESAGPRRLLRIDRQKNILTLADGYNGKKFNSPNDCWLDPKGGVYMTDPRYGSRDDMQQDGEHVYYITPDRRVIRVIDDMIRPNGLIGTPDGTLLYVADHAAGKTWLYDIQKDGTLANKRLFCSDGSDGMTLDSRGNVYLTWRRQVKIYAPDGQLLDTIDLPESPTNVCIGGPERQTLYINTPSSVYAIDLITKAVGTN from the coding sequence ATGAGGACATTTATTCTTTTCTTTATCAGCATTTTCACCGCCGGTCAGCCGGAATCTGCAATCTCCCCTGTTCGACCCTCCGCTGTGCCCCAAAAAATTGCCGGCGGTTTTCAATTCACCGAAGGCATCACCGCCGACCCAAACGGCACGCTCTATTTTTCCGACATCCCAGCCGGTCTGATTTACCGAATCTCTCCCGATGGGACCCTCTCCAAATATATCGAAACCAACCGTTCCAACGGCCTTCAGGTTGCTCCGGACGGTTCGCTGATTGTCTGCGAATCCGCCGGCCCCCGGCGTCTCCTGCGAATTGACCGCCAAAAAAATATCCTCACCCTGGCCGACGGCTATAACGGCAAAAAATTCAACAGCCCCAACGACTGCTGGCTCGACCCCAAAGGCGGCGTTTACATGACCGACCCCCGATACGGCAGCCGTGACGATATGCAGCAGGACGGCGAGCACGTCTATTACATCACCCCGGACCGACGGGTTATCCGTGTGATTGACGACATGATACGTCCAAACGGACTCATCGGAACCCCCGACGGAACTCTTCTCTACGTGGCCGACCATGCCGCCGGCAAAACCTGGCTCTATGACATCCAAAAAGACGGCACTCTCGCCAACAAGCGGCTTTTTTGCTCCGACGGCTCCGATGGGATGACCCTCGACAGCCGCGGAAACGTCTATCTGACCTGGCGTCGGCAGGTCAAAATCTATGCCCCCGATGGGCAGCTTCTCGATACGATTGACCTGCCCGAGAGTCCCACCAATGTCTGCATCGGCGGCCCTGAGCGGCAAACCCTTTACATCAACACCCCATCCTCTGTGTACGCGATCGACTTAATCACAAAGGCCGTCGGAACCAACTGA
- a CDS encoding glycoside hydrolase family 16 protein encodes MKQLLVFTAGWLLAASAAAEAETSDGYVLVWADEFEKDGRPDPNNWTYEIGFVRNEELQWYQPENAFCEGGMLIIEGRRERVRNPNYSSDSRSWRRNREYAEYTSACVKTAGKHSWKFGRFVMRGRIDTRAGLWPAFWTLGFARGWPGCGEIDIMEYYRGMLLANACWDGGGGRPAWDDLKKPLEEFGDPDWSEKFHIWRMDWDEQFIRLYVDDILLNEIDLSKTINQDGQGANPFHEPHYILLNLAIGGTQGGDPSGTDFPARFEIDYVRVYQKKP; translated from the coding sequence ATGAAACAATTGCTGGTGTTTACAGCAGGATGGTTGTTGGCGGCATCGGCTGCGGCCGAAGCCGAAACGTCGGACGGATATGTGCTGGTTTGGGCGGATGAGTTCGAAAAAGACGGCAGGCCGGACCCGAATAACTGGACGTATGAGATTGGGTTTGTTCGGAATGAGGAGCTCCAGTGGTATCAGCCGGAAAACGCCTTCTGTGAAGGGGGAATGCTGATTATTGAGGGCAGGCGGGAGCGGGTCAGGAATCCGAATTACAGCTCGGACAGCCGGTCCTGGCGGCGGAATCGGGAGTATGCGGAATATACCTCTGCTTGTGTTAAGACCGCGGGGAAGCATTCGTGGAAATTCGGGCGGTTTGTGATGCGGGGGCGGATTGATACCCGTGCGGGGCTGTGGCCGGCGTTTTGGACGCTCGGATTTGCCCGCGGCTGGCCGGGCTGCGGTGAAATCGACATTATGGAATATTATCGGGGGATGCTGCTGGCGAATGCCTGCTGGGACGGCGGAGGCGGACGGCCGGCGTGGGATGACCTGAAAAAGCCCCTGGAAGAGTTCGGCGACCCGGACTGGTCGGAAAAGTTTCACATCTGGCGGATGGACTGGGATGAACAGTTTATCCGGCTGTATGTGGATGATATCCTGCTCAACGAGATTGACCTGTCTAAAACCATCAATCAGGACGGGCAGGGGGCAAATCCGTTTCATGAGCCGCACTATATTTTGCTGAATTTAGCCATCGGCGGCACACAGGGCGGCGACCCTTCAGGGACAGACTTTCCGGCCCGCTTTGAGATTGATTATGTGCGGGTGTATCAGAAGAAGCCTTAG
- a CDS encoding family 43 glycosylhydrolase produces MKQPAISAASLQILLLPPLFLLLIWPSLSCADVPDREPVMLELEGDLNVHDPVLIKEKDTYYLFCTGGNRRTGYVPIRCSKDLRHWQLRGYVFETLPEWAPIEIPGTRGVWAPDISHFNGRYHLYYSISTFGKNNSAIGLATNKTLDPNSPDYRWEDHGMVIRSTEGKDDWNAIDANIVIEDEKNIWICWGSFWSGIQMRKIDPATGKLSAEHTAHYTLASRPRKAGHTTPPVEGAVEAPFIVRRNGFWYLFVSFDLCCRGTESTYNIVVGRAEKVTGPYCDREGVPMLEGGGTQVIKATTENWKGPGHCAVFREGDQDYLVFHAYHGQTGRPYLKISTMEWKDGWPVVAPLP; encoded by the coding sequence ATGAAACAGCCAGCAATTTCTGCCGCCTCTCTTCAAATCTTGCTTTTACCCCCTCTCTTTCTGCTGCTCATCTGGCCCAGCCTTTCCTGTGCCGACGTGCCGGACCGAGAGCCCGTTATGCTCGAACTGGAGGGAGATTTGAATGTCCACGACCCGGTTCTAATCAAGGAAAAAGACACATACTACCTGTTTTGCACCGGAGGAAACCGCCGAACCGGCTATGTCCCTATCCGCTGCTCCAAAGACCTTCGGCACTGGCAGCTGCGCGGTTATGTCTTCGAAACCCTTCCCGAATGGGCCCCCATCGAAATCCCCGGAACCCGCGGCGTTTGGGCACCCGATATTTCCCATTTTAACGGCAGATACCATCTCTATTACTCCATTTCCACCTTCGGCAAGAACAACTCCGCTATCGGCCTGGCCACGAACAAGACCCTCGACCCAAACAGCCCGGATTACCGATGGGAGGACCACGGAATGGTTATCCGCTCTACAGAAGGCAAAGACGACTGGAACGCCATCGACGCCAACATCGTCATCGAAGATGAAAAAAATATCTGGATTTGCTGGGGCAGTTTCTGGAGCGGCATTCAGATGCGCAAAATCGACCCCGCCACCGGCAAACTGTCCGCAGAACATACCGCTCACTACACACTCGCAAGCCGACCCAGAAAAGCAGGACACACGACCCCGCCCGTCGAAGGGGCTGTCGAAGCTCCCTTCATTGTTCGCCGAAACGGCTTCTGGTACCTGTTTGTCTCCTTTGACCTCTGCTGCCGCGGGACCGAAAGCACCTACAACATCGTTGTCGGCCGTGCTGAAAAAGTCACCGGCCCTTATTGCGACCGCGAAGGTGTCCCGATGCTCGAGGGCGGCGGCACCCAGGTCATCAAGGCAACCACAGAGAACTGGAAAGGCCCCGGCCACTGCGCCGTGTTCCGGGAAGGCGACCAGGACTACCTGGTCTTCCACGCTTATCATGGACAGACCGGAAGACCTTATTTGAAAATCTCCACGATGGAATGGAAAGACGGCTGGCCTGTGGTCGCCCCCCTGCCGTAA
- a CDS encoding bifunctional oligoribonuclease/PAP phosphatase NrnA: MDFQKAIQLIDNSRQIVVTSHIRPDGDACGCMRALMEALRRLGKQVYPLLLSPPASWYAELFGEKVPVLGNDLRPEELASKPWSETDLAIVVDTNSIIQLPGLEGWLAERSKKNVLVIDHHITGDGLGDVQLLDSQAAAAGEIVFDLFKAAGWPITASAAEAVFAAISSDTGWFRFGNADSRIFRTAAELIEAGARPDELYRLMYQSFTPARLRLMVRMLEHLELHEQERIASQYILRRDFEQTGAKGPDTENLIDECQRLKTVEAAFLLVELSDGRFRCSLRSKGHVDVRVIAQKYGGGGHTLAAGVTLEGPLEAAKERMVQEIAAQLRR; the protein is encoded by the coding sequence ATGGATTTCCAAAAGGCCATACAGCTGATAGACAACTCCCGCCAAATCGTCGTTACCAGTCATATCCGCCCGGATGGAGATGCCTGCGGGTGCATGCGTGCTTTGATGGAGGCGCTGCGGCGTCTGGGCAAACAGGTGTATCCGCTTCTGCTGTCGCCGCCGGCTTCGTGGTATGCGGAGCTGTTTGGAGAAAAGGTGCCGGTCTTGGGAAATGATTTGAGGCCGGAGGAGCTGGCGTCAAAGCCGTGGTCAGAGACGGATTTGGCAATTGTGGTGGATACGAACAGCATCATCCAGCTGCCGGGACTTGAAGGGTGGCTTGCGGAGCGTTCGAAAAAGAACGTACTGGTGATAGACCATCATATTACGGGGGATGGTTTAGGGGATGTGCAGCTGCTGGATTCGCAAGCGGCGGCGGCCGGAGAAATTGTGTTTGATTTGTTTAAGGCGGCCGGCTGGCCCATTACGGCTTCTGCAGCGGAGGCGGTTTTTGCGGCGATTTCCTCGGATACGGGCTGGTTTCGCTTTGGAAATGCTGACAGCCGGATTTTCCGCACAGCGGCGGAGCTGATTGAGGCGGGTGCTCGGCCGGATGAGCTGTACCGGCTGATGTATCAGAGTTTTACGCCGGCTCGGCTGCGGCTGATGGTTCGCATGCTCGAGCATCTGGAATTGCATGAACAGGAGCGGATTGCTTCGCAGTACATTTTGCGCAGAGATTTTGAGCAGACGGGGGCAAAAGGGCCGGATACGGAAAATCTGATTGATGAGTGCCAGCGGCTCAAGACGGTGGAGGCGGCATTTCTGCTGGTGGAGCTTTCCGACGGGCGGTTTCGCTGTTCGCTCCGCAGCAAGGGACATGTCGATGTGCGGGTGATTGCTCAAAAATATGGGGGCGGCGGGCACACCCTGGCGGCGGGCGTAACGCTGGAAGGGCCGCTGGAAGCGGCCAAGGAGCGGATGGTTCAGGAAATTGCCGCCCAGTTGCGGAGATAG
- a CDS encoding DNA topoisomerase IV subunit A, whose protein sequence is MAHSSSKKAAPQPSEKKQKTAANPPVLRRIIANAREVYEKIEKNQKPTMSTPIRSLANVKYIPQKGHFEMVGKTKRRTLTVSTVKTFAQTLKMMALSKELIETDDMATKREAYYISKNWGKAGFDEQPESDTIMDDIEAMFGVNREQLKFVPEEKGGDVAGRLFVIDKDAQGRKLRIDCTKFGSGAYSIPVAVEDLQFESKAKFILAIETAGMFQRLVKYDYWDKADCILVSMGGVPTRAARRFIRRLSDELKIPVYAFVDGDPYGYFNIYRTLKVGSGNAAHLNEFFCVPQATFLGVTPQDIKDYQLPTHPLKDVDIKRAKDALKNDPFVKHHKPWQIAINQMLSMGVRVEQQAFAKHGLDFVVNEYLPAKLKDPSRFLP, encoded by the coding sequence ATGGCCCATAGTTCGTCCAAAAAAGCGGCTCCCCAGCCCTCAGAAAAAAAGCAAAAAACCGCCGCTAATCCGCCGGTCCTTCGGCGGATTATCGCCAATGCGCGCGAAGTCTATGAAAAAATCGAAAAAAACCAAAAGCCGACCATGAGCACCCCCATCCGCTCCCTGGCCAACGTCAAATACATCCCGCAGAAAGGCCATTTTGAGATGGTCGGCAAGACCAAACGCCGTACCCTCACCGTCAGCACCGTCAAGACTTTTGCCCAGACCCTCAAAATGATGGCCCTCTCCAAAGAGCTCATTGAAACCGATGACATGGCCACCAAACGAGAGGCCTACTACATCTCCAAAAACTGGGGCAAAGCCGGTTTTGATGAGCAGCCCGAATCCGACACCATCATGGACGACATCGAAGCCATGTTCGGCGTCAACCGCGAACAGCTCAAGTTCGTTCCTGAAGAAAAAGGCGGCGATGTCGCCGGACGTCTGTTCGTTATTGACAAAGATGCGCAGGGCCGCAAACTCCGCATCGACTGCACCAAGTTCGGCTCCGGCGCCTACTCCATTCCCGTCGCCGTTGAAGACCTGCAATTCGAAAGCAAAGCCAAGTTTATCCTGGCCATCGAAACCGCCGGTATGTTCCAGCGTCTGGTCAAGTACGACTACTGGGACAAGGCCGACTGCATCCTCGTCAGCATGGGCGGTGTCCCGACGCGGGCGGCACGCCGCTTTATCCGCCGGCTCAGCGATGAGCTGAAAATTCCCGTGTATGCCTTTGTGGACGGCGACCCGTACGGCTACTTCAACATCTATCGAACGCTCAAGGTCGGCTCCGGAAACGCCGCCCATCTGAATGAGTTTTTCTGCGTCCCGCAGGCCACCTTTTTGGGCGTTACGCCGCAGGACATCAAAGACTATCAGCTGCCGACGCATCCGCTCAAAGACGTGGATATCAAACGCGCCAAGGACGCCCTGAAGAACGACCCCTTCGTCAAGCATCACAAGCCCTGGCAAATCGCCATCAATCAGATGCTCAGCATGGGCGTGCGTGTCGAGCAGCAGGCCTTCGCCAAACACGGCCTGGACTTTGTCGTCAATGAATATCTGCCGGCAAAACTCAAGGATCCTTCTCGGTTTCTGCCTTGA
- a CDS encoding YggS family pyridoxal phosphate-dependent enzyme, which yields MGSIAERIQTIQKNIEAACRRSGRDPEQIQLILVTKTASMAAIQEVIRLGFTDLGENRVQHLKQIADEVDAFLKQQADNPSFPKQVRWHMIGHLQRNKVKQTLQICNYIHSVDTLRLAEEINTVAAKLDHHPNVLLQVNCSEEPQKYGAPVGAAVHLAEQIASMPNLRLIGLMTMAPLTMNKEIVRACFARCREIFEEIRAENIGGAKFKHLSMGMSQDYEIAVEEGATILRIGSAVFA from the coding sequence ATGGGTAGCATTGCAGAACGCATTCAGACCATTCAGAAAAATATCGAAGCGGCCTGCCGCCGGAGCGGACGCGACCCCGAACAAATCCAGCTGATCCTCGTGACCAAAACCGCCTCCATGGCCGCCATTCAGGAAGTCATCCGGCTCGGTTTTACCGACCTGGGCGAAAACCGCGTCCAGCACCTCAAGCAGATCGCGGATGAAGTGGATGCCTTTCTTAAGCAGCAGGCGGACAATCCGTCTTTCCCCAAACAGGTCCGCTGGCACATGATCGGCCACCTCCAGCGCAACAAGGTCAAACAGACCCTGCAAATCTGCAATTACATCCATTCCGTTGATACCCTTCGCCTGGCCGAAGAAATCAACACCGTCGCCGCCAAACTCGACCACCATCCCAACGTCCTCCTTCAGGTCAACTGTTCCGAAGAGCCCCAGAAATATGGCGCCCCTGTCGGTGCGGCCGTCCATCTGGCCGAACAGATTGCCTCCATGCCCAACCTGCGTCTTATCGGACTGATGACGATGGCCCCCCTGACAATGAACAAAGAAATTGTCCGGGCCTGCTTTGCCCGCTGCCGCGAAATTTTCGAAGAAATCCGCGCCGAAAACATCGGCGGAGCCAAATTCAAACATTTAAGCATGGGAATGAGCCAGGATTACGAAATCGCAGTCGAGGAAGGCGCTACCATCCTCCGCATCGGCTCGGCCGTCTTTGCTTAA
- a CDS encoding PP2C family protein-serine/threonine phosphatase: MTQKIGRISETEIPQNNQNTLSPDITEQLEMAGRVQRNFLPSRLPNTEHFHFAALFRPAEWVSGDIYDARRLDETHIGFYIADAVGHSMPAALLTIFIKQSMVMRQTYEHSWQIFPPKQVISNLNLKMIEQELQGCLFSTACYFLLNCETFEARWTRAGHPYPILIRNGKPKLLESRGGLLGVFEQTQFEEKSIQLCPGDKLLLYSDGAEPLIGIGKDAEFSFHFSFLDLCRLPVDELIAALDHLADTFKSAPGQKDDITALALQVL, encoded by the coding sequence ATGACCCAGAAAATTGGCCGGATTTCGGAAACGGAAATCCCTCAAAACAATCAGAACACGCTGTCGCCGGACATTACCGAACAGCTGGAAATGGCCGGCCGAGTCCAGCGGAACTTTCTGCCGTCCCGGCTTCCGAATACGGAACATTTTCATTTTGCCGCTCTTTTCAGACCCGCCGAATGGGTCTCCGGCGATATTTACGACGCCCGACGTCTGGATGAAACACACATCGGCTTTTATATCGCTGATGCCGTCGGCCACTCGATGCCCGCCGCCCTGCTGACCATTTTCATCAAACAATCGATGGTCATGCGGCAGACCTACGAACACAGCTGGCAGATTTTCCCGCCCAAACAGGTCATCAGCAACCTGAACCTGAAAATGATTGAGCAGGAACTCCAGGGGTGTCTGTTTTCAACCGCCTGCTACTTTTTGCTGAACTGTGAGACCTTCGAAGCCCGATGGACCCGGGCCGGACACCCTTATCCGATCCTTATCCGGAATGGAAAACCCAAACTTCTCGAATCTCGAGGAGGCCTGCTCGGTGTCTTCGAACAAACACAGTTTGAGGAAAAAAGCATCCAGCTGTGCCCGGGCGATAAACTGCTGCTTTATTCCGACGGAGCCGAACCACTCATCGGCATCGGCAAAGATGCAGAATTCAGTTTTCATTTCTCCTTTCTGGACTTATGTCGCCTGCCTGTTGATGAGCTGATTGCCGCCCTTGACCATCTAGCTGACACCTTCAAATCCGCCCCCGGGCAAAAAGATGACATCACCGCTCTGGCCCTCCAGGTCCTTTAA
- a CDS encoding C39 family peptidase, whose amino-acid sequence MKPDKKWMVVLFGIFGVCFSLRANILNVSVLQDKAYPGGICYLASVGQLIHCSDNSSTMEELMTMSGFCSEYAWVQGPGGMWMVDPHAYIYNTRVRLFSGQSLDLYQLSGLVYHIGYLRGGGAGPSIQAQARSVTLFKSEGEAVARLKQVLDSGRPVQVHLDFQYVADEAGVYYPFWQDWNRGATSHYVIVHGYDDEYVYFADNDPTRANDVDEDGQKDGLGVPLSWETFLAAWYNGGMLNQNDRNLRFGPYYLFYLDEDWGPVRASSAQILKHLAFRGTNGPEALYKAANAIESAPQNGPSILSQNFRDRKAEMTALMAQWLDSAGYEDLADLYEQIADLWSSIRENPDWNAVPDVLRTIAALTEQFWQGTAELTDGMSWIALLEDSPGEEKDISGGTALFRWTQPLDWTTGSVLELAMKGDFSDRRSIVRFRAKARQTQMFVNKTMWLQALPKDDGDRKLSWRVVNGSHVSDTSVFEWEPLAIALAAPNDGFRNPPGYNLGFLWSAPAQAGPLRLVFCRDDQFTDRKLQTAIALPRNVNYLVLEPRILSKIKRFADAEGWIYCRILDVQSKKTTVQPSGTIRIQLDAPPAP is encoded by the coding sequence ATGAAACCGGATAAAAAATGGATGGTTGTTTTGTTTGGGATTTTTGGGGTTTGTTTTTCCCTTCGAGCCAACATTCTGAATGTATCTGTTTTACAGGACAAGGCCTATCCAGGCGGGATCTGCTATCTGGCCAGTGTCGGCCAGCTGATTCACTGCTCCGACAACAGTTCCACTATGGAGGAGCTGATGACTATGAGCGGATTCTGTTCCGAGTATGCCTGGGTTCAGGGCCCGGGCGGGATGTGGATGGTGGACCCCCACGCCTATATTTACAATACACGCGTTCGACTCTTTTCGGGGCAGTCGCTCGACCTTTATCAGTTATCGGGCCTGGTTTATCACATCGGGTACTTACGGGGCGGGGGTGCCGGGCCTTCGATACAGGCCCAGGCTCGGTCTGTAACGCTTTTTAAATCGGAGGGAGAGGCGGTTGCCCGGCTGAAACAAGTTCTTGACAGCGGTCGGCCGGTGCAGGTTCATCTGGATTTTCAGTATGTTGCAGATGAAGCGGGGGTATATTATCCATTTTGGCAAGATTGGAACCGGGGCGCCACGAGTCATTATGTGATTGTCCACGGATATGATGATGAGTATGTTTACTTTGCCGACAACGACCCGACGCGGGCGAATGATGTGGATGAGGATGGGCAGAAAGACGGCCTGGGTGTTCCGCTCAGCTGGGAGACGTTCCTGGCTGCCTGGTACAACGGCGGAATGCTCAATCAAAATGACAGAAACCTCCGTTTCGGACCCTATTATCTATTCTATTTGGATGAGGACTGGGGACCGGTTCGTGCGTCCTCTGCTCAGATACTGAAACATCTTGCCTTTCGCGGAACTAACGGGCCGGAGGCTCTTTATAAAGCGGCAAATGCGATTGAGTCGGCTCCTCAGAACGGCCCATCCATTTTGAGTCAGAATTTCCGCGACCGCAAGGCCGAAATGACCGCACTGATGGCACAGTGGCTGGATTCAGCCGGCTATGAAGATTTGGCCGATTTGTATGAGCAGATTGCTGATTTGTGGAGTTCCATCCGCGAGAATCCGGATTGGAATGCTGTGCCCGATGTTCTTCGTACCATCGCGGCTCTGACGGAGCAGTTTTGGCAGGGGACGGCGGAGTTGACAGACGGGATGTCCTGGATTGCTCTCTTGGAGGATTCCCCCGGTGAGGAAAAGGATATCAGCGGCGGCACAGCCCTGTTTCGTTGGACTCAACCGCTGGACTGGACGACGGGGTCGGTTCTTGAACTGGCGATGAAAGGAGATTTTTCCGACCGCAGGTCGATTGTCCGTTTCAGGGCAAAAGCACGCCAGACACAGATGTTTGTCAACAAGACGATGTGGCTTCAAGCCCTGCCGAAAGATGACGGTGACCGTAAGCTGTCCTGGCGTGTGGTCAATGGTTCCCATGTGTCTGACACCTCTGTCTTTGAATGGGAACCGCTGGCGATTGCTCTGGCTGCTCCTAACGACGGCTTTCGGAATCCTCCCGGATATAATCTTGGGTTCCTATGGTCTGCACCCGCACAGGCCGGACCCCTTCGGCTGGTATTCTGCCGCGATGACCAGTTTACTGATCGAAAGCTTCAAACGGCGATTGCGCTGCCCAGGAATGTCAATTATCTGGTTTTGGAACCGCGGATTTTGTCAAAAATCAAGCGGTTTGCTGATGCAGAGGGCTGGATTTACTGCCGCATTCTTGATGTCCAATCCAAAAAGACGACTGTGCAGCCGTCTGGTACAATCCGCATTCAGTTAGATGCGCCTCCTGCCCCCTGA